Proteins from one Candidatus Alcyoniella australis genomic window:
- a CDS encoding FRG domain-containing protein produces the protein MSNTIEDYTTHFNSAEDFLEKLNPTKEPWLRKRQAEQGDIGEEYEVIPDYWIFRGQPLDIDPGLKPSALRNDTSSSDLSKNCIRYKKNYLRRKLEKGNAEEAIYENRLQVGAEFDLLRDFCKAADWQGRKLPRYTTEFRDRLLGVTVRAALMKIENPCPWPNKNYFELLALAQHYEVPTRLLDWTEKSYIAAYFAAEMAAQSEYNPKHGEVKVVVWALNTRFIKKFPYGISIEIINPIRANNPNLAAQRGLFTLVTDSEIMSLDKILCLFDKDKLKNEIKDIKDSLKNEMESMIDDGIIKKFTLARGKAGILLQLLYEIGYHSGTLKPSLSGAAGWAKERTLWPDHPKQS, from the coding sequence ATGTCCAATACGATTGAAGATTATACAACGCATTTTAATTCTGCAGAAGATTTCCTTGAAAAACTAAATCCCACCAAGGAGCCATGGTTAAGAAAAAGGCAAGCGGAACAAGGGGACATAGGTGAGGAGTATGAGGTTATCCCTGATTATTGGATTTTCAGGGGGCAGCCATTAGATATTGATCCTGGATTGAAACCATCTGCTTTGCGTAACGACACATCATCCTCCGATCTTAGTAAAAACTGCATCAGATATAAAAAGAATTATCTCAGAAGAAAACTAGAAAAAGGAAACGCTGAAGAGGCAATATACGAAAATCGGCTTCAAGTCGGTGCTGAGTTTGATCTGCTTCGTGATTTCTGTAAGGCAGCGGATTGGCAGGGAAGGAAACTGCCTCGTTATACTACTGAGTTTCGTGATCGTCTTTTGGGTGTGACGGTTCGTGCTGCCTTAATGAAAATCGAAAACCCGTGCCCATGGCCAAATAAAAACTACTTTGAATTGCTCGCGCTTGCACAGCATTACGAAGTGCCCACAAGATTATTGGATTGGACTGAAAAATCATATATTGCGGCCTACTTCGCCGCGGAAATGGCTGCCCAGTCTGAATATAATCCAAAGCATGGTGAAGTAAAAGTTGTCGTATGGGCGCTGAATACAAGATTCATTAAAAAATTTCCCTACGGGATTTCCATTGAAATAATAAACCCAATAAGAGCTAACAATCCGAACCTCGCGGCTCAGAGGGGCCTGTTTACCCTCGTAACAGATAGTGAAATAATGTCCCTTGATAAAATCCTCTGCCTCTTCGATAAAGACAAACTGAAAAATGAAATAAAGGACATTAAGGATTCGCTTAAAAACGAAATGGAAAGCATGATAGATGATGGAATTATTAAGAAATTCACTCTTGCCCGAGGAAAGGCAGGGATCCTGCTGCAGCTGCTCTATGAGATTGGTTACCATAGTGGCACTTTAAAACCAAGCCTGTCCGGAGCGGCGGGATGGGCCAAGGAGAGAACGCTCTGGCCTGACCACCCAAAACAATCCTAG
- a CDS encoding helix-turn-helix domain-containing protein, with protein sequence LESAANLAESGKIEPQHLRIPIKQRPAQQSPDASSDQVLTMAEVERSHIVQTYQRLNSNKSRTARALGIGLQTLHRKLKSYGVK encoded by the coding sequence GCTGGAGTCCGCGGCCAACCTGGCCGAGTCCGGCAAGATCGAGCCGCAACACCTGCGGATTCCGATCAAACAGCGCCCCGCGCAACAATCGCCGGATGCCTCCTCGGACCAGGTGCTGACCATGGCCGAAGTCGAACGCTCGCACATCGTGCAGACCTACCAGCGACTGAACAGCAATAAGAGCCGCACTGCCCGCGCCCTGGGCATCGGCTTGCAGACCCTGCACCGCAAACTCAAATCGTACGGCGTGAAATAA